A part of Canis lupus familiaris isolate Mischka breed German Shepherd chromosome 4, alternate assembly UU_Cfam_GSD_1.0, whole genome shotgun sequence genomic DNA contains:
- the SUPV3L1 gene encoding ATP-dependent RNA helicase SUPV3L1, mitochondrial isoform X2: MIKDPARGWAWTRALLGLCAEEVHLCGESAAIDLVTELMYTTGEEVEVRNYKRLTPISVLDHALESLDNLRPGDCIVCFNKNDIYSVSRQIEIRGLESAVIYGSLPPGTKLAQAKKFNDPDDPCKILVATDAIGMGLNLSIRRIIFYSLIKPTINEKGEKEIEPITTSQALQIAGRAGRFSSKYKEGEVTTMNREDLSLLKEILKRPVNPIKAAGLHPTAEQIEMFAYHLPDTTLSNLIDIFVDFSQVDGQYFVCNMDDFKFSAELIQHIPLSLRVRYVFCTAPINKKQPFVCSSLLQFARQYSRNEPLTFSWLRRYIKWPLLPPKNIKDLMDLEAVHDVLDLYLWLSYRFIDMFPDANFIRDLQKELDGIIQEGVHNITKLIKISETHKLLNLESLSAENQSRLSGALKSQARRMRSTKTLGSKATEPPTSNAEEKSLASRLVQQGLLTADMLKQLEKEWLTQQTEHGKEKTEPGTHSKGTRRKKKEPPSD, translated from the exons ATGATTAAAGATCCAGCCAGAGGATGGGCCTGGACCAGAGCACTTCTAG GACTTTGTGCTGAAGAAGTTCATTTGTGTGGAGAATCTGCTGCTATTGACCTGGTTACTGAGCTTATGTACACGACTGGGGAAGAAGTGGAG GTTCGAAACTATAAGAGGCTTACCCCCATTTCCGTGCTGGATCATGCACTCGAATCATTAGATAACCTTCGGCCTGGGGACTGCATTGTCTGTTTTAACAAGAATGATATTTATTCTGTGAGTCGACAGATTGAAATTCGAGGATTGGAATCAGCTGTTATATATGGCAGTCTCCCACCTG GGACCAAACTTGCTCAAGCAAAAAAGTTTAATGATCCTGATGATCCTTGTAAAATCCTGGTTGCTACAGATGCAATTGGCATGGGACTTAATTT gagcataagaagaattattttttactcCCTTATAAAACCCACCATcaatgaaaagggagagaaagaaatagaaccgATTACCACTTCTCAGGCCTTGCAGATTGCTGGCAGAGCTGGTAGATTCAGTTCAAAATACAAAGAAGGAGAAGTGACAACAATGAATCGAGAAGACCTCAGtttattaaaggaaattttgaaaaggCCTGTGAATCCTATAAAG GCAGCCGGTCTTCATCCAACTGCTGAACAGATTGAAATGTTTGCCTACCATCTCCCTGATACAACACTTTCTAATCTCATT GATATTTTTGTAGACTTTTCACAAGTTGATGGGCAGTATTTTGTCTGCAATATggatgattttaaattttctgcagAGTTGATCCAACATATTCCATTAAGTCTACGAGTGAGGTATGTTTTCTGCACAGCTCCTATCAATAAGAAGCAGCCCTTTGTCTGTTCTTCATTGTTACAG tttGCCAGGCAGTATAGCAGGAATGAACCGCTGACCTTCTCATGGTTACGCCGATATATTAAATGGCCTTTACTTCCACCTAAGAATATTAAAGACCTCATGGATCTAGAAGCTGTCCATGATGTCTTGGATCTTTACCTATGGCTAAG CTACCGCTTTATAGATATGTTTCCAGATGCCAACTTTATTCGAGACCTCCAGAAAGAACTAGATGGCATTATCCAAGAAGGTGTACACAACATCACCAAACTGATTAAAATTTCTGAGACACATAAACTGTTGAATTTGGAGAGCTTGTCAGCAGAGAACCAGTCGCGATTGTCAGGAGCTTTAAAGAGCCAGGCTAGACGGATGCGTAGCACCAAAACTTTAGGGAGTAAAGCTACGGAGCCACCTACCTCCAACGCGGAAGAGAAATCTCTTGCTTCCAGATTGGTGCAGCAAGGCCTCCTCACTGCAGACATGTTGAAACAGCTAGAAAAAGAATGGTTGACACAACAAACTGAGCATGGCAAAGAAAAAACAGAGCCTGGAACTCACTCAAAAGGGacgagaagaaagaagaaggagccTCCTTcagattag